tttctcctcctgctgctcgtCTTCAGCTGAGTGAGAAATTGGAGACAATGTTGGTTTTACTGGACAAAAGTGTCAGCTGTATGTTTAAATGACGGAGGGATGAGAAGCTTCTACCTTCATCttcagactgtttctgtttcctggaacaagaaaaaagaagttCTAATTTTGGCCGAGCAGAGATTAAAGAAAACCAGTTAAGAAATTGAGATCTACAGAAAGGGAGTGTTCAGTTAAACCTACTTTGAAGGAGCTGAGTCGATTTCCTCCAACACGTCAGCTGGtaagagttttcttttctgtgaaccacacaaaacatttatttatgggGAAACACGAAAATGTGCATCTCTGCAGCACGCTGCACCAAACAGAGACAGGAATGTAAAATCTTTACCAGAATATCTTTGAATGTCTTTCTATCACAACATGCACAGACCTTCTGTTCCTGGAACAGCTGctgtctcttcctcctcttctctttcagcagctccttctccCTGCAAATACGGATGACGTCACAGATAAGACGCAATTATAACTTGAAGCAGTAGCTCTTAATTCATTTTCCTTAGAAGAACAGATGAGAAGTTTCTTGTGCGGACACACCATCCCAACAAACTCTATTAAACAATCCATATATTCTCTCTGACGGATTTTGCTCATACACAAACTGACACTATAAACTCTATTAGTCTGAAACCACACGTGAGATCAGTCATGAACTACTGCTCAATGTGCGCGTCGATATGAAAAACCCCACCTAATAAATTTAATACGTTATCAATATCTCtcgttttatttttaattagtacaaaaacactaaaattaaaattatttattaatggatGGAATTCCGCTCAACGACGTCTCCACAGACACTAGTTAGCTAAAGTTAGCTGTGTCGGCTACCTCTTGGCTGTATCCAGCGCCTCTTTCAAGCTTTGCAGAGCCTGAGCCTTTGAGTCTCCAAATGTCACCTCTTCAGGAGCCTCATCGTCACTCGAGTCGAGCATCAAGCTGAAGTTTTCCGTCTGTTTTTCGCCATCTCCTGCCTTCAGCGGTGAACTTGTTTTCCCACGTTGTTTCTTCGCCATGTTGGCTGGCTGTGTGTCGTCATCACGCGGCGACGCTGACAGTGAGACACCCGGAAACGTCCGCCCTCTAGTGGCGGAGTTGTAGATTACAACCAaaacttaaaattaattatttataatatttaaacaattcaagtcaaaactgtacatttattacACGTTAATATTacctttattatattattgagATAACAATAGCTGTAGAACTTGACAATAGTCAATTTGCTGTGTAAATGTCGTACAAAGTTTTTCTTCTATAGAGCTTAATgtattgtatttctgtgtattaTTAATGTTTCTGAAACAAGAATTtatccataaaataataaatggagGGGATTAGGAGAGGAAGGTAACATGGTTATAAATGccaaatgcttttgtttgtataaggaaaagaaaaaaaataatgcatgaGTTTACAAATCAGTTTCAAGTAAAATACTTATTCAGAAATTATCACAAATACAGTGGTAAACAGAATTAGGGCTACGACTAAAATATGtggataaatacacacacatttacaacttACTTTGCAGGACTCTTTGCACATCTTTCATCTTTGGTTCAGGCACTTGTTCAGGATTTTACTGGATTTAatccatgcttttattttgaaagcatcATCCGGAACCCCCCCCTCTATTGTATTATAACTGTCCCGGCTGCAGCAGGTTCATCCcgctccaacaacaacaacatcaacgGGACCAGGTGACGGGACTCCGCTCTCCCCCACCCGCCATGCACCAAGTGTTATTTGTGCTTCTGGCCGCTCTCGGCGCGGCTCTCCTCGGACTCCCCGGGGCGGACGCCTCCCCGGCGGTCGGGCCCTGCGTCGCCCCGCTGCAGTGGGAAGGCAGATGGGTGCTGTACGACCACAGCACCGGGAGGAACCACCGAGCCGCCGTTTCTTATGACGCCCTGAACCAGAGGATCCGagtcctgcagcagcacaagAAACACACCCCGTGTCAAAAGTAAGATCCCCGTTTATAGCCCCCACAcactaat
The window above is part of the Anabas testudineus chromosome 17, fAnaTes1.2, whole genome shotgun sequence genome. Proteins encoded here:
- the LOC113172089 gene encoding nucleolar protein 7-like; translation: MAKKQRGKTSSPLKAGDGEKQTENFSLMLDSSDDEAPEEVTFGDSKAQALQSLKEALDTAKREKELLKEKRRKRQQLFQEQKKRKLLPADVLEEIDSAPSKKQKQSEDEAEDEQQEEKEEEEGERRKKKKRKLAHSRNLKGKYTVKTVKEQASASYQQQEAEDFIRSRLYGPGSCRTTNNELLSLQNKKGMNKSAAVQFVKKDWASKEKAKAEKMKKRWIHKQQIPSC